TCCTTTGAGTGAATGAACAGAAACAAATAGAGTCTTGTAAGCTCTTATGTCAGGTGCTATTTATTTTTGAGGCACAAACTCTATTCAGTACAGTATTTCAGCTAAAAATCAGTGAGGTTTGGAGTGAAACATACAGGGAAACTTTCATGATGAGTTGTGATTTGAACTGAGCTTGGGGTAAGAGCAGAATTTGTATATGCAGGAGATAAGGGGCATCAGGAGTGCAGCATGAGTAATACCCTTTTACATTTCACTGGTTAATTCTTTGAAAAGTGACTATGAAAGCTGAGAATTTGTTGTTACAGAGGTAACAATTAAAAGAAACAGGAAGTAGAGTAAGAAGTGTTCCCTACCACAAAGACATTTCCACTGAACGCTAGGCTTAAGGGCTAGTGGGTCATTAACAGTATCTTGAAAATTGATAAATAATTCCCCTCCCCCTACACACAACTTGCagtcaataaaaatgtttcattttgggGAAAGTGCTCAAGGACTGGGATCCtcaaaaaatatgtaagaatacTTATTCACTTTTTTAAGAATGTGAGTACCAAATTTAAGTCAGTAACATTTGAGGAAAGAATTAACCTTATTTTTCTGCATACACTTCAcccagaaaaacagcagcagattcctCAAGAAAACAGAATGATTTCTCTTAATTCTAGAAATGTAATTTTTGATACTAAGTAGTTGTTGCTGTTAACTATATGGGGTTGGTTTTCAGACTTGAAGTTTATTAAAAGATATAACCATATCAATTGTTAGATAATTAGAATTTTAAGTATTAAAACCTTATTCTAATTACTTTAAAGTAATACTTTTCTTGtttattgtttgtatttttatatttgttcaaAGTTACTGACTAGAtctaggtagtttttttttctcatttgtggtGTTTTACAATTATAGGAGGTGTTGTGACTCAACTAAGCTTTTTGTGTAAATTTTCTATCTACAAGGTGCTGATATCCACATGTTATTTTAATATCTATTATTGTCTATGACTCTTAGATGAGTGAATAATTTATCCTACTTCACAGTAGTTGAAAGGGTGAGATTAAAGTTACCTATATCAATGATCATGGTCTAGTTTAACAACAGTGAAAAGAGCTAAGATTTCTTGGTGTCTCAGTACATGCCTGACATTTAATTTCCATATAATCTTTAGTAGTACCTAAAAatttagatattattattatttatccccattttatagtagAAGAATTGGTTACAGAGGTTCAGGAATTCAAACTCAGGTCTCTTTGGTTCTCTGCAATTTGGCTTCTCAGGGTTACTGTTTCATGATGCATAAACATACAAGAATTAATTTCTAAAATCTAGATCATAAATTTTTAGAGGATCAGAGCTGTGTATTATAATTATGTTACCTCTATGCCTATTATGGCATCACATGCTAGTATGTGCTTATAAACTTGGATGATTACATTGATAGCATTGTTGTGAACTTACCTGGCATGCATCTACTCCACCTTGAGGTTCTCCAGCACATATCATTCCGGGCAAGACTGCTCCATTATAACTATTAGGTGCATTACATGCACTGTTACTTATTATTTCCACCCGTGCTTGCTGTAGATCTGTAACTGTGTTGCCTGTTgagtataaaaacagaaagaaaatggacTTAAGGATATATAAATTAATGAACCAAGGTGAATATAGAAAGGAATAAATGTACCCCAAACATTATTTCTTATTCAGCAAAGAAGGCTATTGAAGATGCATTCAGAAGTTTCTTCCTAGTAGGTTCCCATAATGGAGAAGAATAACCCCTTCACAcagatctgtttttcttttttctgctttagCTTTGTGGTACAGTGTCCCTTaggtcttaaaagaaaaataaataaatccactaTCTTAAAATTGACTAATGGCATTTAAGTTATCTATTGGCTGACTTTGACTTGACAAATTACAGGTTGAGTAACCTTTAATCTAGCAACAAAAGAGAAAGCAGTCCTGTTTCAAGGCTGAAGAATTAATTTCTTTTATACTGATGTTCCTTCAATGGCACTGCCACTTTTGTGATTTTCACAATTTTATCTGCCACACAAAATTACTTTGGGCCAAGAGAActatatgaaatattttctagGACAATTAAGCCTTTGTATTGTTTCTTGATCTAGAACATGGGTAGAAACCTGTGGAAATTGTGAATACTATCCTTCCACTCCCTGGATGATACTTATTTTCCCCACAGTCCTATTTGCTCTTGACCATTgcccttatttttatttccattttattcattaAATGAGCAAGTATGAGCAATGCTTATGTACATGGGAGATTCTTGCTCCTGAGGCAGGATTTAGTTCATCCCAGAGTATCTTGATGGTTTCTAATACCTTAAAGGGTATTAAAACCATTAGAGAATACCTATTCAAATCCacttttaaaaacctttattttctttatagagAAATCATTTGAATCCTATAGAGTCTCTGAATCACTGAAGAACTTATTTCTTCattacttttgtttatttatttccctATTACTATATTGGAGAATTTCCCATAATTTCTAGGGGCCTTGCTTTGCTTTGCTGAAGAGACTCAGGAATAGCTAGAGCTTCGGCTGACCAGAATATATGATGGTTCGGTCCCTAGACAGAACCTTCAGGtgtttcctaatttaaaaaaattacatgataGCAACTACCagagattttgttgttgtttttgttttatttttcctgaaacaCTTACCGCCATAGCTTTGAGATCCCCATCCTGTTATATAAGCAGTGGAACCAGGTAGAATATTCTGGGTAGCCTCTGGGAGACACACCCTACGGATATTTTTGGTAAAGGTGACAGGTCTGTCAAGTTGTACAAGTGCAATATCATTTTCATGAGTTGCAGGTTTATAATCATTATGGAttataatattccttattcctcttctctgtatAGGATATCTTGTGGAAATACCAAATGTGACAGCCCATTGACGAGGATCAGAATtgctaaaaacaaataaacaaacaaacatgaaaaCGTGCTGTTTGAATAGAGAATTTATGAGCATTTCAAATACTTGGCTTTTGTGTTTGTCGCCTCCTGCTACCATCTAGGAACTACTCGATCATTATCTCTTTGCTGTATCTTCTTTATTACATACCTAGTAAATGAGTGTAACTCTTTCCTGGAAGTGTGAGTATCATTtgtttaaagaaacagaaaaattttagaaaaccTGTTGGGGTGATGAACATCTTGGCGCTTTTCCATCCCAGTGAGGATATTCTGATTCTCTAATGATGACTAGCATAATGCAAAtctcctctttgatttctccctTTTCTATATTCTCTCATCCAGGTAACTGTTAAGTCTGAAATAATGCCCATGATAATTTTAACTTATTCTTTCCAATCTTTACTTTTGCCCTTTCCTTGACTTTAGCCAGAAGCTCCATTTAAATAGTAGTGATGATAAGGGGTTCCTTGTCTTATTAATGGATGAATGATTTTTCTGTCCTAAGTGTGATGCTTGTTGAAGATTTTGgtgcctgtgtatgtgtgtgcatgcacacgccTGTATATGTAGAAAACacgctaacatttaaaaaagtgcAAGCCTTATCTTTGTGACCTAGGAATTGAGACTTTTTAGACAAATCCTGAAGACACAAACCATAAAGTTAGAACTGGATGAATTTCAGTAATCAAAATCAAGTATTCCACACATATGTTTACCAGATGGATGAGCAACTATGAGTAAATAATTGCAATGTCTAATATCTAAAATTATTGTAAGGTATACAAAAAAGTCTGTAAAccaacaataaatggaaagaaaaaccattataaaatggacaaagaatatTAGTAGGCAACTCATGGAGGGAAGCCCAAACAGCTAGTACATATGTGAAAAGCTACTCAAATTCACTATAAGCTGTGGGAAATGGAAATCAGAACAGCATTCTAGCATACTTAGAAGACTACATATATATTTCTGGGTACATATTTAAGAGAAATtcaagatgtgtgtgtgtttggcatttGGAAGTTGGAGCAACGTAATTGGATGAAGGAATATGGTGGATACCATGGTGGACCAGAATGAAATCCTAGGATTGAGCAAAAACAGTAAGAAACAATATGCTACTTATACACAATGCTATTTATACAAATTGCAGGCATGTACAAACCTATGTTTTAcagataattatatatttaaataaatatgtcaAATATGTTAGCCTAAGGGGGCAAAGAGGGCAGTGCAAAAGCAATCCAAGTAGGCAAGagtcaaaaataaaatatgagaaagGTAGACTGGTAAAAATAAGGATCTTTAAATTGGAGGGTTGATTAACTCAACATTGCTCTGAAagttgaattaaaaacaaaatgtaaccAAATAACAATTGAAGACTTTTGTGGGGTTTAGATAGTGAAGTTGACAcagaatataaaaaattatatgtctAGGAAATACTTTTATAAGGTATAGCAGCTTGTCTAAGAATGAATGCTAGTTAAAAATTCTAAAGAAATAGTTAACAACTAGCaaatacatgaattttttttactgaaattttCTCAGGGTCTTTTCAGAGAAGATTCTAAACacactcttctttttttcttctctctctccctccctttcctttcttccagcATAATGAATGAGAGTCTGGTATGGAACCAGAGACATTTAGATTTAAATTTTGGCTATGCCACATATAAGCAGTGTTATTTAGGGTAAGTTACCAAATTACCTCAATTTCTCAGTTTATTTTTGCGTTAAATGTGACTGATGATCCCCTTTCACACAGTTGTATTAATTAAGATAAGTATGacaagcacagtgcttggcacaatgTAGGCACTCAATGAAGGTAACTACTGTTTTCATTAGATATAATTCAACAAGCTGTTACTAAGTGTCTACTTCATAGAAGGAATAATATGAGTCTCAGGGAATAAAAATACAAGCTCTTGTCTGTGTTTCAGAAGCTCTACACACTAATGGAGGAGACTGACAGAGACAAATTATCATAAGTCACAGGACTACTGCTAGTGATAGATAAGCACATTTCTGTGGTACTAACTTGGAGGAGGAAAGGGAACATTAGGGAAAGTTTCACAGAGGAGGTGCCAGTTCCAGGGGCCTTGCTATGAGGGCCTCATTACTTCCGTGGACCTTGATGTAAGACTGGTCATGCTCCAAACAAATCCTCACTGTTGGGCTCTCAGTGACAACCAGGTCTATGGGGAGGGTGCCAAGACAAGGTTCCCATAGTTTGTTGGCTCTACTGGGTCAGTCGTGGTAGTGAGTAGGATTGGAGGAAGCAAAATTTAAAGATGTCCTGAGCCTTTAAAATCATGGATTCTCGTGGTAATCATTGGTGATGTTTATCACTCTGGTTTTCATTATAATGACATCTTCAATTTAGCTTTTGGTGGTTGGGTCTGCATAGGGTTTAGAACCCAGTACTGTTTGTATGGCTTCCTAGATGATGTTAAAGTGCCTGCTAAATCTAGGGATATGTATTTCTGGTTCCCATACTCAGGGATGACTGAAATCAGTGCCATTCCTGTTTTTTGTTCTTCCAGCTGGCAATGAAGACTGAAATGATTTTGAGACTTTCATTGCTTGTATTATCTGGAATATAGCAATAAATGTATCAGTCTTAAAAATTTTGATAACTCTGAGAGTATCTTTTAGAACAAGTTTGAAATTCATTCACTGTGCAAAAAATATTGAGTTGTAAGGAAAATTTAATTTTGGATTTCAGAAAACTTTTGTTGAGAAACTGCCCTTGTTTTGTTAAATTTTGCTTACTCTTAATTTAACAAACACTTTTGTAACAAGGCAGTGTATTATGTGGCAGTATCCTCAAATCTGTAAAGGACTTCTCAGAAATAGTGATGACTTTACAAAATTCCAATAGGAAAAAATGGAGAGTTGGAAGGGATATTAACATTTGAGGGAGAATAAGCAGACTGAGCAAGTGCTCTTAAATGGGAAAATATAAGAATAGTCCAAGGGAGGAGAATAATGCAATCTGGCTGGAGCTCAAGGTTCATGCTTTGAGAAGTAAGTCTAGATTGATCTGATTGGAAGGCTTTGGGAATGTGGTAAATTGGATTTTAGACAGTGGTTATTGAAAAAGTCTGAGAAAGGAATAGATACTGTCAACAACACACTTGATTTCAGATCACAATTgcttttctgagttaatttttggagTATGGTTCCTAACAACTGTTGGGGTCTGGGATGTTCCAGTAATAAAGTAAGTAGTTCAAGTCTTAGTCATGCTGAGGTCTACAGTTCTCCTTTAAAGTAAGAGGACCTTTTCTTTATACCAATAGGATAAGTTCATGCATGCTACTCTCCATTGGCAGTTTGTTACCTTAATATCAGCAATAGCCTTTAGTCACATCAGTGAAGAATTCTCTGTATGttgtttaaattcattttatttatactaCTCACTGTAATTGATTACTATTTTTGTACATGTTTACCTCCAGCAAGTAGAATATAGTTTGCTTAAAGTTGGAGCAGTGGTTGTTTAATTAGCTTTTATAATAGATAACATTGTGCTCAGAGTAGACACTCAGTgatttttttgaaagaataaattaaaagaagTCTCAGATTATTAATAAGTTAATGAAGCAGTCTCAGATCAGCCATCAGCCTTCTGATCAGCTTGTGTGATACAATGTGCAGATTTCCTGCAGCAATTCATTTTGCtaacatttaacatttatttacattAGTGTATTTAATCCTATGAATAACACTAAAACATAGATAATAGTATGTCCCCCAATTGCccataatttgaaaaacaaagaggCTTATGGAGATTAGAGAGTTTCCTAAGCTTTCATAGCTAGAATTTAAATTAAACATTCTGACATATAAATGTTGTTTGTCATAATGATATATTATTATCTGAAACAGAAAAATAGGATAAATTAgcaagctgaaggagaaaaaaatatttttgctgttatgaataggaagaaaagACTACATATTTTTTGCATTATTTCTGACACAATACAATCACATTTAGTCCTGGGGCAATGGATGGGTTCTCATGCATGCATATCTCTCTCCTAGTTGTTCCCAGATGGGTCAGGAGCTTTAGCCTCACCTTCTGAAGCAGTGGGCTGCTGTCAGGATCCACGTGTTACTGATCAGGACGCCTCCGCAGTGGTGAATGTTATTCAACTGCAGACTGACTTGCCACGGCCAGTCTCCTTCCTCAGCCCTAGTGCCTCCTATGATTCTCTCAGACAGTGTTATTAGGTCTGGACGGGCCCCACATTCTAATGAGAGAAGGGTATTAATGTGCTGGGAACATCATGATTCATTTGCATTTGGGAGATGCTGCAAGAGTCTCTCCATCATTTATGACTTTTCTGTCCTTTATGTATTCTTCCTCAGGACATACTAGCTTTCCCCAAAGCATGAACAATATGTTATATTCTTAGAGTGCTTATGTGACTATTCTTGCCTATAGACTGCATCTCAGAGAACATTCCTAACTTAATTGGCATGGAGGCTTCAAATTCTGGAGCAGAGTTCTCTGGAATTCCTCCTAAGTGGGGCTTCAGATAGGTCAGTGCTGAATGTACCCAGCTCAGGTTCCAAGTT
This sequence is a window from Manis pentadactyla isolate mManPen7 chromosome 5, mManPen7.hap1, whole genome shotgun sequence. Protein-coding genes within it:
- the TMPRSS11D gene encoding transmembrane protease serine 11D isoform X2, which gives rise to MITKTFKESNLRNQFIRAHVVTVRQGSGGVIADVVMKFKFTRNNNGASMKSRIESVLHQMLSNSGNLEMSPPTEIMPITSQDTIDFFTKECGARPDLITLSERIIGGTRAEEGDWPWQVSLQLNNIHHCGGVLISNTWILTAAHCFRSNSDPRQWAVTFGISTRYPIQRRGIRNIIIHNDYKPATHENDIALVQLDRPVTFTKNIRRVCLPEATQNILPGSTAYITGWGSQSYGGNTVTDLQQARVEIISNSACNAPNSYNGAVLPGMICAGEPQGGVDACQGDSGGPLVQEDSRQIWFLVGIVSWGYECGLPNKPGVYTQVTPYRDWITKHTGI